In Vitis riparia cultivar Riparia Gloire de Montpellier isolate 1030 chromosome 19, EGFV_Vit.rip_1.0, whole genome shotgun sequence, the following proteins share a genomic window:
- the LOC117908464 gene encoding cysteine synthase 2-like isoform X2: MAPVKVTGPVFAALSIAVLSYLLCNSRSRKTHKPISKKKPRRGLIEAIGNTPLIRINSLSEATGCEILGKAEFLNPGGSVKDRVAVKIIEEALESGQLAPGGVVTEGSAGSTAISLATVAPAYGCKCHVVIPDDVAIEKSQILEALGATVERVRPVSITHKDHYVNVARRRALEANELASKHGKYIGMDADGLVQANGHISEEEKQNSVFSSNCKGGFFADQFENLANFRAHYEGTGPEIWEQTGGDLHAFVAAAGTGGTLAGVSRSLQITRGVMYTREEAEGRRLKNPFDTITEGIGINRLTQNFLMAELDGAFRGTDMEAVEMSRYLLKNDGLFVGSSSAMNCVGAVRVAQSIGPGHTIVTILCDSGMRHLSKFYDSQYLSQHGLTPTATGLEFLGIS; encoded by the exons ATGGCGCCTGTGAAGGTCACAGGGCCTGTTTTTGCTGCTCTCTCCATCGCTGTACTCTCCTATCTCCTCTGCAATTCTCGATCCAGAAAAACCCACAAACCGATATCGAAAAAGAAGCCAAGAAGAGGACTTATTGAAGCCATTGGCAACACCCCTTTGATTCGAATCAATAGCCTCTCTGAAGCCACTGGGTGCGAG ATTCTTGGGAAGGCTGAGTTTCTGAATCCAGGAGGGAGTGTGAAAGATAGAGTAGCAGTGAAAATCATTGAAGAG GCTCTGGAATCTGGCCAGCTAGCTCCAGGTGGAGTAGTGACAGAGGGCAGTGCTGGTAGCACTGCCATTAGCCTTGCTACTGTGGCTCCTGCATATGGATGCAAATGTCATGTTGTTATCCCAGATGATGTTGCCATTGAGAAA TCTCAAATTCTTGAAGCCCTTGGAGCTACAGTTGAAAGAGTAAGACCAGTTTCAATTACACATAAAGACCACTATGTCAATGTTGCAAGGAGGAGAGCTTTGGAGGCAAATGAATTagcatcaaagcatggaaaataTATAGGAATGGATGCTGATGGCCTAGTGCAAGCCAATGGTCATATATCTGAGGAAGAGAAACAAAATTCAGTTTTCTCAAGCAATTGTAAAGGTGGTTTCTTTGCAGATCAGTTTGAAAACCTAGCAAATTTCCGAGCTCACTATGAGGGTACTGGGCCTGAGATATGGGAGCAGACCGGTGGTGATCTGCATGCTTTCGTGGCAGCTGCAGGAACTGGTGGCACTCTGGCTGGTGTTTCCCGGTCTCTCCAG ATAACAAGGGGAGTAATGTACACTAGAGAGGAGGCTGAAGGACGGAGACTGAAGAATCCATTTGATACTATTACTGAAGGCATTGGAATCAACCGGTTGACCCAGAATTTTTTGATGGCAGAACTTGATGGGGCTTTCCGAGGCACAGATATGGAAGCTGTTGAAATGTCCAG GTATCTTCTCAAGAATGATGGACTATTTGTCGGGAGTTCTTCAGCCATGAACTGCGTTGGAGCTGTCAGAGTGGCACAGTCGATCGGCCCTGGTCACACAATTGTAACAATTCTGTGTGACAGTGGGATGAGGCATCTGAGCAAATTTTACGATTCCCAGTATCTGTCTCAGCATGGTTTGACACCCACAGCAACCGGGTTAGAGTTCCTTGGCATCagctga
- the LOC117908464 gene encoding cysteine synthase 2-like isoform X1: MAPVKVTGPVFAALSIAVLSYLLCNSRSRKTHKPISKKKPRRGLIEAIGNTPLIRINSLSEATGCEILGKAEFLNPGGSVKDRVAVKIIEEALESGQLAPGGVVTEGSAGSTAISLATVAPAYGCKCHVVIPDDVAIEKSQILEALGATVERVRPVSITHKDHYVNVARRRALEANELASKHGKYIGMDADGLVQANGHISEEEKQNSVFSSNCKGGFFADQFENLANFRAHYEGTGPEIWEQTGGDLHAFVAAAGTGGTLAGVSRSLQEKSPNIKCFLIDPPGSGLFNKITRGVMYTREEAEGRRLKNPFDTITEGIGINRLTQNFLMAELDGAFRGTDMEAVEMSRYLLKNDGLFVGSSSAMNCVGAVRVAQSIGPGHTIVTILCDSGMRHLSKFYDSQYLSQHGLTPTATGLEFLGIS; encoded by the exons ATGGCGCCTGTGAAGGTCACAGGGCCTGTTTTTGCTGCTCTCTCCATCGCTGTACTCTCCTATCTCCTCTGCAATTCTCGATCCAGAAAAACCCACAAACCGATATCGAAAAAGAAGCCAAGAAGAGGACTTATTGAAGCCATTGGCAACACCCCTTTGATTCGAATCAATAGCCTCTCTGAAGCCACTGGGTGCGAG ATTCTTGGGAAGGCTGAGTTTCTGAATCCAGGAGGGAGTGTGAAAGATAGAGTAGCAGTGAAAATCATTGAAGAG GCTCTGGAATCTGGCCAGCTAGCTCCAGGTGGAGTAGTGACAGAGGGCAGTGCTGGTAGCACTGCCATTAGCCTTGCTACTGTGGCTCCTGCATATGGATGCAAATGTCATGTTGTTATCCCAGATGATGTTGCCATTGAGAAA TCTCAAATTCTTGAAGCCCTTGGAGCTACAGTTGAAAGAGTAAGACCAGTTTCAATTACACATAAAGACCACTATGTCAATGTTGCAAGGAGGAGAGCTTTGGAGGCAAATGAATTagcatcaaagcatggaaaataTATAGGAATGGATGCTGATGGCCTAGTGCAAGCCAATGGTCATATATCTGAGGAAGAGAAACAAAATTCAGTTTTCTCAAGCAATTGTAAAGGTGGTTTCTTTGCAGATCAGTTTGAAAACCTAGCAAATTTCCGAGCTCACTATGAGGGTACTGGGCCTGAGATATGGGAGCAGACCGGTGGTGATCTGCATGCTTTCGTGGCAGCTGCAGGAACTGGTGGCACTCTGGCTGGTGTTTCCCGGTCTCTCCAG GAAAAAAGTCCAAATATCAAATGCTTTCTGATTGATCCTCCTGGTTCTGGCTTGTTCAATAAGATAACAAGGGGAGTAATGTACACTAGAGAGGAGGCTGAAGGACGGAGACTGAAGAATCCATTTGATACTATTACTGAAGGCATTGGAATCAACCGGTTGACCCAGAATTTTTTGATGGCAGAACTTGATGGGGCTTTCCGAGGCACAGATATGGAAGCTGTTGAAATGTCCAG GTATCTTCTCAAGAATGATGGACTATTTGTCGGGAGTTCTTCAGCCATGAACTGCGTTGGAGCTGTCAGAGTGGCACAGTCGATCGGCCCTGGTCACACAATTGTAACAATTCTGTGTGACAGTGGGATGAGGCATCTGAGCAAATTTTACGATTCCCAGTATCTGTCTCAGCATGGTTTGACACCCACAGCAACCGGGTTAGAGTTCCTTGGCATCagctga
- the LOC117908464 gene encoding cysteine synthase 2-like isoform X3, with product MAPVKVTGPVFAALSIAVLSYLLCNSRSRKTHKPISKKKPRRGLIEAIGNTPLIRINSLSEATGCEILGKAEFLNPGGSVKDRVAVKIIEESQILEALGATVERVRPVSITHKDHYVNVARRRALEANELASKHGKYIGMDADGLVQANGHISEEEKQNSVFSSNCKGGFFADQFENLANFRAHYEGTGPEIWEQTGGDLHAFVAAAGTGGTLAGVSRSLQEKSPNIKCFLIDPPGSGLFNKITRGVMYTREEAEGRRLKNPFDTITEGIGINRLTQNFLMAELDGAFRGTDMEAVEMSRYLLKNDGLFVGSSSAMNCVGAVRVAQSIGPGHTIVTILCDSGMRHLSKFYDSQYLSQHGLTPTATGLEFLGIS from the exons ATGGCGCCTGTGAAGGTCACAGGGCCTGTTTTTGCTGCTCTCTCCATCGCTGTACTCTCCTATCTCCTCTGCAATTCTCGATCCAGAAAAACCCACAAACCGATATCGAAAAAGAAGCCAAGAAGAGGACTTATTGAAGCCATTGGCAACACCCCTTTGATTCGAATCAATAGCCTCTCTGAAGCCACTGGGTGCGAG ATTCTTGGGAAGGCTGAGTTTCTGAATCCAGGAGGGAGTGTGAAAGATAGAGTAGCAGTGAAAATCATTGAAGAG TCTCAAATTCTTGAAGCCCTTGGAGCTACAGTTGAAAGAGTAAGACCAGTTTCAATTACACATAAAGACCACTATGTCAATGTTGCAAGGAGGAGAGCTTTGGAGGCAAATGAATTagcatcaaagcatggaaaataTATAGGAATGGATGCTGATGGCCTAGTGCAAGCCAATGGTCATATATCTGAGGAAGAGAAACAAAATTCAGTTTTCTCAAGCAATTGTAAAGGTGGTTTCTTTGCAGATCAGTTTGAAAACCTAGCAAATTTCCGAGCTCACTATGAGGGTACTGGGCCTGAGATATGGGAGCAGACCGGTGGTGATCTGCATGCTTTCGTGGCAGCTGCAGGAACTGGTGGCACTCTGGCTGGTGTTTCCCGGTCTCTCCAG GAAAAAAGTCCAAATATCAAATGCTTTCTGATTGATCCTCCTGGTTCTGGCTTGTTCAATAAGATAACAAGGGGAGTAATGTACACTAGAGAGGAGGCTGAAGGACGGAGACTGAAGAATCCATTTGATACTATTACTGAAGGCATTGGAATCAACCGGTTGACCCAGAATTTTTTGATGGCAGAACTTGATGGGGCTTTCCGAGGCACAGATATGGAAGCTGTTGAAATGTCCAG GTATCTTCTCAAGAATGATGGACTATTTGTCGGGAGTTCTTCAGCCATGAACTGCGTTGGAGCTGTCAGAGTGGCACAGTCGATCGGCCCTGGTCACACAATTGTAACAATTCTGTGTGACAGTGGGATGAGGCATCTGAGCAAATTTTACGATTCCCAGTATCTGTCTCAGCATGGTTTGACACCCACAGCAACCGGGTTAGAGTTCCTTGGCATCagctga
- the LOC117909605 gene encoding uncharacterized protein LOC117909605, with protein sequence MDQSPGQTTPPIEEDEWDNDDFVIPSLGIGDPDHSRTDVSEVEVSKPSSPKAKKEENIYLGPHGAPPSQSKQQELSSSSRKQRFKQKLKEADSRISGTGRENKLENLRELVGGGKAGVNMSKDSTKDWLDPHCHEAQFEKWYNH encoded by the exons ATGGATCAGTCTCCTGGCCAAACCACTCCTCCGATTGAAGAAGACGAGTGGG ACAATGATGACTTCGTGATTCCAAGCTTGGGAATAGGAGACCCAGATCACAGTAGAACTGATGTTTCAGAAGTAGAAGTTTCAAAACCATCTTCCCCAAAG GCTAAAAAAGAGGAGAATATTTACCTGGGACCCCACGGAGCTCCTCCATCACAATCAAAGCAGCAAGAGCTGAGCTCTTCCAGTCGTAAGCAGCGGTTCAAGCAGAAACTGAAGGAAGCCGACAGCAGGATCAGTGGGACGGGAAGAGAGAATAAGTTGGAGAATCTGAGAGAACTTGTGGGTGGTGGAAAAGCAGGTGTCAACATGTCAAAGGATTCTACCAAGGATTGGCTAGACCCACATTGTCACGAGGCTCAGTTTGAGAAGTGGTACAACCATTAG